DNA from Granulicella arctica:
CTTGTCGAGAAGCTGTCGAGGATGCGGGACATTGTCTGCGCGGCGTCGTTGGTGTGGAGGGAGGACAGGACGAGGTGGCCGGTCTCGGCGGCGGTGAGCGCGGCGGCCATGGTTTCGGTGTCGCGCATCTCTCCGATGAGGATGACGTCGGGATTCTGGCGCAGGACGGCTCGGACGGCGTGCGCGAAGCTCGGGGTGTCGTGGCCGACCTCGATCTGCTCGATGATGGAGCTGCGGTTGGCGTGCTGGTACTCGATGGGGTCTTCGATGGTGATGATGTGGTCGCGTCGGCGGGCGTTGATCTGGTCGATGAGCGCGGCCATGGTGGAGGTTTTACCGCTGCCGGTGGGTCCGGTGAGGAGTACGAGGCCCTGACGACGCTCCATGAGTTTTGCGAGCACGGGAGGCAGGTGAAGGGATTCGATGGTGGGGACCTGGGCGGGCAGCAGGCGGATGCTGGCAGCGAGTGTGCCGCGTTGATAGTGGAGGTTGGCGCGGAAGCGTCCGATTGATCCGCGGACGAAGCAGAAGTCGAGGGCTCGGTTGGCTTCGAGTTCACTCGCCTGTTCGGTGGTGAGGAGGGGGAGCAACATGCTGCGGAGGTCTTCCGGGGCGAGGACTTTGCCGGTTGCGAGCGCCAGAG
Protein-coding regions in this window:
- a CDS encoding type IV pilus twitching motility protein PilT → MSAYESDLSQIVYELNRSTSTTKPDNRASLDTLLTLAAEQKSSDIILVSGAAPSLRINGSLALATGKVLAPEDLRSMLLPLLTTEQASELEANRALDFCFVRGSIGRFRANLHYQRGTLAASIRLLPAQVPTIESLHLPPVLAKLMERRQGLVLLTGPTGSGKTSTMAALIDQINARRRDHIITIEDPIEYQHANRSSIIEQIEVGHDTPSFAHAVRAVLRQNPDVILIGEMRDTETMAAALTAAETGHLVLSSLHTNDAAQTMSRILDSFSTSSQSQIRQQLSLALLAVIAQQLVPAIGNVGVYPAVEIMVATLAIRNLIRTGQDHQIRSHISTGRTEGMTTMDQSLAELVQTRLISRETALAHCYHPDELRSHMNHSA